One genomic window of Numida meleagris isolate 19003 breed g44 Domestic line chromosome 1, NumMel1.0, whole genome shotgun sequence includes the following:
- the NET1 gene encoding neuroepithelial cell-transforming gene 1 protein isoform X2, with amino-acid sequence MVAHDELGGLLPIKRTIRVIDAQNQSFREQEEPSNKRVRPLARVTSLANLISPVRNGAVRRFGQTIQSFALRSDSKSPSCAQKSCSRSAAPTPPKRRNSVLWSEMLDVNMKESLSTKEIKRQEAIYEMSRGEQDLIEDLKLARKAYHDPMLKLSIMSEEELTHIFGDLDSYIPLHEDLLASLGEATKPDGTVEQIGPILVKWLPRLHAYKGYCSNQLAAKALLDQKKQDRRVQDFLQRCLESPFSRKLDLWSFLDIPRSRLVKYPLLLKEILRHTPKDHPDIQILEEAISIIQGVLSDINLKKGESECQYYIDKLEYLDEKQKDPRIEGSKALLCHGELKNKNGHKLYVFLFQDILVLTRPVTRNERQSYQVYRQPIPVQELLLEDLQDGDVKMGGSFRGAFGNSDKAKNIFRVRFQDPSPGQSHTLQANDIFHKQQWVNCIRTAIAPFQRTAAAAELKELPELSEESEENNPSVPNVRAQRRQSAMSGIAEMELDENAAECGSVLDSEEAKGVKTHRTLPGHRKTREKQLSSKRKETLV; translated from the exons GAGCCAAGCAATAAACGGGTCCGGCCTTTAGCGCGGGTCACATCCTTGGCAAACTTGATCTCTCCTGTAAGAAATGGTGCAGTTCGGCGCTTTGGGCAAACAATCCAG TCGTTTGCCCTTCGCAGTGACAGCAAAtctcccagctgtgcccagaAGTCATGTAGCAGATCCGCTGCGCCTACCCCTcctaaaagaagaaacagcGTCCTTTGGTCTGAGATGTTAGATGTCAACATGAAAGAATCTCTGAGCACCAAAGAAATTAAACGCCAGGAG GCAATATATGAGATGTCCAGAGGAGAACAGGACCTGATTGAGGACCTGAAGCTTGCCAGGAAG GCTTACCATGATCCTATGCTGAAACTCTCTATCATGTCTGAGGAGGAACTCACCCACATATTTGGGGACTTGGATTCTTATATTCCTCTGCATGAAG ATTTGTTGGCGAGTTTAGGAGAAGCAACAAAACCAGATGGAACAGTGGAGCAGATCGGGCCCATCCTTGTAAAGTGG TTACCACGACTCCATGCCTACAAAGGTTACTGCAGCAATCAGCTGGCAGCCAAAGCTCTGCTGGATCAGAAGAAGCAGGACCGGAGAGTGCAGGACTTCCTGCAGCGCTGCCTGGAGTCTCCATTCAGCCGCAAGCTGGACCTCTGGAGCTTCTTGGACATCCCTCGAAGTCGGCTGGTCAAATACCCACTGCTCCTCAAAGAGATCCTGAGGCACACTCCCAAAGACCATCCTGATATCCAGATTCTGGAAGAAGCC ATATCTATAATCCAAGGGGTCCTCTCTGACATCAACTTAAAGAAGGGAGAGTCGGAGTGTCAGTATTACATTGACAAACTGGAGTATCTGGATGAGAAGCAGAAGGACCCGAGGATTGAAGGAAGCAAAGCTTTACTGTGCCATGGGGAGCTGAAGAACAAAAACGGGCAT AAACTCTACGTCTTCCTCTTCCAAGACATCCTGGTTCTGACCCGGCCGGTCACTCGCAACGAGCGTCAGTCCTACCAAGTGTACAGGCAGCCCATCCCCgtccaggagctgctcctcGAAGACCTGCAGGACGGAGATGTGAAAATGGGAGGATCCTTCCGAGGAGCATTTGGCAATTCGGATAAAG CTAAAAATATCTTCCGAGTTCGTTTCCAAGACCCCTCCCCGGGCCAATCCCACACCCTGCAGGCCAACGACATCTTCCACAAGCAGCAGTGGGTGAACTGCATCCGAACCGCCATTGCTCCCTTCCAGCGGACTGCGGCCGCCGCggagctgaaggagctgccCGAGCTCAGCGAGGAGTCGGAGGAGAACAACCCCTCCGTGCCCAACGTCAGAGCCCAGAGGAGGCAGTCTGCCATGTCGGGCATCGCTGAGATGGAGCTCGATGAGAACGCGGCCGAGTGCGGCTCCGTGCTGGACTCAGAGGAAGCCAAGGGCGTGAAAACGCACAGAACGCTCCCTGGGCACAGGAAAACgagggagaagcagctgagcagcaagAGGAAGGAAACGCTGGTGTAG